Proteins encoded together in one Bradysia coprophila strain Holo2 unplaced genomic scaffold, BU_Bcop_v1 contig_197, whole genome shotgun sequence window:
- the LOC119075291 gene encoding embryonic polarity protein dorsal isoform X2: protein MSIDLEKNENVVTSHGSDENSQINISDVIEVIQTTDPQAQAMFNNVADVTMQASQIHPQPQSNANTSNAANSSNSINSYRRSAFVKITEQPASKALRFRYECEGRSAGSIPGVLSSPENKTFPSIQVVGYRGRAVVVVSCVTKDPPYRPHPHNLVGKEGCKKGVCTVEINSDTMSVTFSNLGIQCVKKRDIDEALRVREEIRVDPYRTGFNHRSQPSSIDLNAVRLCFQVFLESEQRGRFTVPLSPVVSDPIFDKKAMSDLVICKLSDASCTVAGGKEMILLCEKVAKEDISVRFFEEIDDNIVWEGYGDFQHTNVHKQVAIWFRTPRYKSIDIDQPVRCYVQLKRPSDGVTSEPLPFDYLPLDSGRRSIWTTRKGQNQKSNFDLLSRLLDENKSILSSNGENKPEIIDLDTPIEDYKSLEEKPMDEAPEEQHETLHQNTDKTTEWIQKTEFDQDDEHLFKTENTTDDDKTLNELLDQVAELDEIYTDHQLKIDNGQSEQETNGFELSLPKATDEASMDFDELFDDAATYTSLQIAFKNPVPIIDLLPPSPPVNYNFNNMHYDAVEPQIVTPLAPIIDVGPLKRESPTLDDEKLPPLPPKRVKKSNPNNENEMIHDNFQRHDIESNVSSSPKSPSQKSTPSKIIIMKTPDQSPLNKRLPPTPSSNVNSNTLPKQHKKPGFFSKLFSRRKSRSDVNENVNVTQNTTDISPDPSLSNFNLNDPNRSSIKSLQMPTKKAHSKPVGRSVSSVSGKRPNLTANIIHIPLKGDSLNSIPMKTGSGTLLALPGTEAYERASTATLSNNLDRKTVSALQLADLPLQDGNMELIAIADRQSLKNLCEGEFGVQLDPSVDLTEAEHYALYTSIAPHATESEFDEQSCYYAPVEAGEILTQSEVARRLASNFS from the exons ATGTCAATTGATTTAGAGAAAAATG AAAACGTTGTAACAAGCCATGGTTCCGATGAAAACTCTCAAATAAACATAAGTGATGTCA TTGAAGTTATACAAACAACCGATCCACAAGCACAAGCCATGTTCAATAACGTTGCCGATGTCACAATGCAAGCATCACAAATCCATCCTCAACCACAATCAAATGCAAACACCAGCAACGCAGCGAATAGTAGTAACAGTATCAACAGTTATCGAAGAAGTGCTTTCGTCAAAATCACAGAGCAACCCGCATCGAAGGCGCTCCGCTTTCGATATGAATGTGAGGGTCGATCGGCCGGATCGATTCCAGGTGTGTTGAGCTCACCAGAAAATAAAACCTTTCCTAGCATCCAGGTCGTTGGATATCGCGGAAGAGCAGTAGTTGTAG TGAGTTGCGTCACAAAGGACCCACCATATCGACCACACCCGCACAATCTTGTCGGTAAGGAGGGGTGCAAAAAGGGAGTGTGTACAGTGGAAATTAATAGCGACACAATGAGTGTTACGTTTAGCAATTTGGGCATACAATGTGTGAAGAAACGGGACATTGACGAGGCTTTAAGAGTGCGAGAAGAAATAAGAGTCGATCCTTATAGAA CTGGTTTCAATCATCGATCTCAGCCATCAAGCATTGACTTAAATGCAGTTCGACTATGCTTTCAAGTATTCCTTGAAAGTGAACAGCGAGGACGATTCACAGTACCTTTGTCACCCGTTGTATCTGACCCAATATTCGATAAGAAGGCCATGTCCGATTTAGTAATTTGTAAACTTAGTGATGCATCCTGTACTGTTGCTGGCGGCAAAGAGATGATACTTCTTTGCGAAAAG GTTGCCAAAGAAGATATTTCGGTGCGGTTTTTTGAAGAAAtcgacgataatattgtttggGAGGGATATGGCGACTTTCAGCACACcaatgttcataaacaagtAGCAATATGGTTTAGGACGCCGAGGTATAAATCCATCGACATTGATCAACCAGTCAGG TGTTACGTTCAACTGAAAAGACCATCTGATGGAGTAACTAGTGAACCATTGCCTTTCGACtatcttccgttggactcagGTAGGCGTTCTATATGGACTACGCGTAAGGGTCAAAATCAGAAAAGCAATTTCGATCTACTAAGTCGGTTGCTAGATGAAAATAAGTCAATCCTCTCGTCCAACGGCGAGAATAAGCCAGAAATTATAGACTTAGATACACCGATTGAGGATTACAAATCACTAGAAGAGAAACCAATGGATGAAGCACCTGAAGAGCAACACGAAACTTTACATCAGAATACTGACAAAACGACTGAATGGATTCAAAAAACTGAATTCGATCAGGATGACGAGCATTTATTCAAAACTGAAAATACGACCGACGATGACAAAACATTGAATGAACTTTTAGATCAGGTAGCCGAACTTGACGAAATTTATACGGACCATCAGCTCAAAATCGACAATGGACAAAGCGAACAAGAAACGAATGGCTTCGAACTGTCGCTGCCAAAAGCAACTGATGAAGCGAGCATGGATTTTGACGAATTATTTGATGATGCAGCTACTTACACTAGTTTACAAATTGCTTTCAAAAATCCGGTTCCAATTATTGACTTACTTCCGCCTTCACCCCCAgtcaattataattttaacaatatGCATTATGATGCAGTTGAGCCTCAAATTGTTACACCACTTGCTCCGATAATCGATGTAGGTCCACTTAAACGAGAAAGTCCCACATTAGATGACGAAAAATTACCCCCTCTACCCCCAAAGagagtaaaaaaatcaaatcccaacaatgaaaatgaaatgattcaCGACAATTTTCAGAGACATGATATCGAATCGAATGTGTCATCGTCACCGAAGAGCCCGTCGCAAAAATCTACTCCttccaaaataataataatgaaaactCCTGATCAATCTCCTTTAAACAAACGACTTCCACCCACACCTTCTTCGAATGTAAATTCGAATACGCTGCCCAAGCAGCACAAAAAGCCAggatttttttccaaattattttcgcGACGCAAGAGTCGGAGcgatgtaaatgaaaatgttaatgtGACCCAAAACACGACGGATATATCACCCGATCCAAGTCTCAGTAATTTCAACCTAAACGATCCCAATCGATCGTCGATAAAGTCGCTACAAATGCCGACGAAGAAAGCTCACAGTAAACCAGTCGGACGAAGTGTCAGTAGTGTCTCTGGTAAACGGCCGAACTTGACCGCCAATATCATTCACATACCATTGAAAGGAGACAGTTTAAATTCGATTCCAATGAAAACAGGAAGTGGAACGTTACTAGCTTTGCCGGGTACAGAGGCGTACGAGCGAGCGAGTACAGCAACTCTCAGTAATAATCTCGATCGTAAAACAGTGAGCGCTCTGCAACTAGCAGACTTGCCTTTACAGGACGGTAATATGGAACTAATTGCTATTGCCGATCGCCAAAGTCTAAAGAACTTATGTGAAGGTGAATTCGGTGTGCAATTAGATCCGAGTGTCGATTTAACTGAAGCCGAACATTATGCTTTATATACATCAATCGCACCACATGCTACCGAAAGTGAATTTGATGAGCAATCTTGTTATTATGCCCCGGTAGAAGctggtgaaattttgactcaGAGTGAAGTAGCCAGACGATTAGCTAGcaatttttcctaa
- the LOC119075291 gene encoding embryonic polarity protein dorsal isoform X4: MYVLPAEDILPKSIEFFFEVIQTTDPQAQAMFNNVADVTMQASQIHPQPQSNANTSNAANSSNSINSYRRSAFVKITEQPASKALRFRYECEGRSAGSIPGVLSSPENKTFPSIQVVGYRGRAVVVVSCVTKDPPYRPHPHNLVGKEGCKKGVCTVEINSDTMSVTFSNLGIQCVKKRDIDEALRVREEIRVDPYRTGFNHRSQPSSIDLNAVRLCFQVFLESEQRGRFTVPLSPVVSDPIFDKKAMSDLVICKLSDASCTVAGGKEMILLCEKVAKEDISVRFFEEIDDNIVWEGYGDFQHTNVHKQVAIWFRTPRYKSIDIDQPVRCYVQLKRPSDGVTSEPLPFDYLPLDSGRRSIWTTRKGQNQKSNFDLLSRLLDENKSILSSNGENKPEIIDLDTPIEDYKSLEEKPMDEAPEEQHETLHQNTDKTTEWIQKTEFDQDDEHLFKTENTTDDDKTLNELLDQVAELDEIYTDHQLKIDNGQSEQETNGFELSLPKATDEASMDFDELFDDAATYTSLQIAFKNPVPIIDLLPPSPPVNYNFNNMHYDAVEPQIVTPLAPIIDVGPLKRESPTLDDEKLPPLPPKRVKKSNPNNENEMIHDNFQRHDIESNVSSSPKSPSQKSTPSKIIIMKTPDQSPLNKRLPPTPSSNVNSNTLPKQHKKPGFFSKLFSRRKSRSDVNENVNVTQNTTDISPDPSLSNFNLNDPNRSSIKSLQMPTKKAHSKPVGRSVSSVSGKRPNLTANIIHIPLKGDSLNSIPMKTGSGTLLALPGTEAYERASTATLSNNLDRKTVSALQLADLPLQDGNMELIAIADRQSLKNLCEGEFGVQLDPSVDLTEAEHYALYTSIAPHATESEFDEQSCYYAPVEAGEILTQSEVARRLASNFS, from the exons atgtatgTCTTACCAGCTGAGGACATATTACCGAAATCGatcgaattttttt TTGAAGTTATACAAACAACCGATCCACAAGCACAAGCCATGTTCAATAACGTTGCCGATGTCACAATGCAAGCATCACAAATCCATCCTCAACCACAATCAAATGCAAACACCAGCAACGCAGCGAATAGTAGTAACAGTATCAACAGTTATCGAAGAAGTGCTTTCGTCAAAATCACAGAGCAACCCGCATCGAAGGCGCTCCGCTTTCGATATGAATGTGAGGGTCGATCGGCCGGATCGATTCCAGGTGTGTTGAGCTCACCAGAAAATAAAACCTTTCCTAGCATCCAGGTCGTTGGATATCGCGGAAGAGCAGTAGTTGTAG TGAGTTGCGTCACAAAGGACCCACCATATCGACCACACCCGCACAATCTTGTCGGTAAGGAGGGGTGCAAAAAGGGAGTGTGTACAGTGGAAATTAATAGCGACACAATGAGTGTTACGTTTAGCAATTTGGGCATACAATGTGTGAAGAAACGGGACATTGACGAGGCTTTAAGAGTGCGAGAAGAAATAAGAGTCGATCCTTATAGAA CTGGTTTCAATCATCGATCTCAGCCATCAAGCATTGACTTAAATGCAGTTCGACTATGCTTTCAAGTATTCCTTGAAAGTGAACAGCGAGGACGATTCACAGTACCTTTGTCACCCGTTGTATCTGACCCAATATTCGATAAGAAGGCCATGTCCGATTTAGTAATTTGTAAACTTAGTGATGCATCCTGTACTGTTGCTGGCGGCAAAGAGATGATACTTCTTTGCGAAAAG GTTGCCAAAGAAGATATTTCGGTGCGGTTTTTTGAAGAAAtcgacgataatattgtttggGAGGGATATGGCGACTTTCAGCACACcaatgttcataaacaagtAGCAATATGGTTTAGGACGCCGAGGTATAAATCCATCGACATTGATCAACCAGTCAGG TGTTACGTTCAACTGAAAAGACCATCTGATGGAGTAACTAGTGAACCATTGCCTTTCGACtatcttccgttggactcagGTAGGCGTTCTATATGGACTACGCGTAAGGGTCAAAATCAGAAAAGCAATTTCGATCTACTAAGTCGGTTGCTAGATGAAAATAAGTCAATCCTCTCGTCCAACGGCGAGAATAAGCCAGAAATTATAGACTTAGATACACCGATTGAGGATTACAAATCACTAGAAGAGAAACCAATGGATGAAGCACCTGAAGAGCAACACGAAACTTTACATCAGAATACTGACAAAACGACTGAATGGATTCAAAAAACTGAATTCGATCAGGATGACGAGCATTTATTCAAAACTGAAAATACGACCGACGATGACAAAACATTGAATGAACTTTTAGATCAGGTAGCCGAACTTGACGAAATTTATACGGACCATCAGCTCAAAATCGACAATGGACAAAGCGAACAAGAAACGAATGGCTTCGAACTGTCGCTGCCAAAAGCAACTGATGAAGCGAGCATGGATTTTGACGAATTATTTGATGATGCAGCTACTTACACTAGTTTACAAATTGCTTTCAAAAATCCGGTTCCAATTATTGACTTACTTCCGCCTTCACCCCCAgtcaattataattttaacaatatGCATTATGATGCAGTTGAGCCTCAAATTGTTACACCACTTGCTCCGATAATCGATGTAGGTCCACTTAAACGAGAAAGTCCCACATTAGATGACGAAAAATTACCCCCTCTACCCCCAAAGagagtaaaaaaatcaaatcccaacaatgaaaatgaaatgattcaCGACAATTTTCAGAGACATGATATCGAATCGAATGTGTCATCGTCACCGAAGAGCCCGTCGCAAAAATCTACTCCttccaaaataataataatgaaaactCCTGATCAATCTCCTTTAAACAAACGACTTCCACCCACACCTTCTTCGAATGTAAATTCGAATACGCTGCCCAAGCAGCACAAAAAGCCAggatttttttccaaattattttcgcGACGCAAGAGTCGGAGcgatgtaaatgaaaatgttaatgtGACCCAAAACACGACGGATATATCACCCGATCCAAGTCTCAGTAATTTCAACCTAAACGATCCCAATCGATCGTCGATAAAGTCGCTACAAATGCCGACGAAGAAAGCTCACAGTAAACCAGTCGGACGAAGTGTCAGTAGTGTCTCTGGTAAACGGCCGAACTTGACCGCCAATATCATTCACATACCATTGAAAGGAGACAGTTTAAATTCGATTCCAATGAAAACAGGAAGTGGAACGTTACTAGCTTTGCCGGGTACAGAGGCGTACGAGCGAGCGAGTACAGCAACTCTCAGTAATAATCTCGATCGTAAAACAGTGAGCGCTCTGCAACTAGCAGACTTGCCTTTACAGGACGGTAATATGGAACTAATTGCTATTGCCGATCGCCAAAGTCTAAAGAACTTATGTGAAGGTGAATTCGGTGTGCAATTAGATCCGAGTGTCGATTTAACTGAAGCCGAACATTATGCTTTATATACATCAATCGCACCACATGCTACCGAAAGTGAATTTGATGAGCAATCTTGTTATTATGCCCCGGTAGAAGctggtgaaattttgactcaGAGTGAAGTAGCCAGACGATTAGCTAGcaatttttcctaa